A section of the Methanoregula formicica SMSP genome encodes:
- a CDS encoding methyl-accepting chemotaxis protein yields the protein MLEFFSNMKVGTKILVICLFLAIIPTLLLGIVAYTTSSSVISEQTQSLLETQVQDMKGWTNDVYKLTRNKVNSDLNVAKQNFYGKGTPQIINDQMTLVSNDGTQYVVNDNFEIVDKVQSMVGGAATVFQVYNNSYAARISTNVLDYNGQRAVGTHLTDNVYEVAVEKGETYYGRRDLFGKDYVTAYEPIKDPNGKIIGVLFVGTEAGQTLDVVKKSIRDTVVGEHGYMYVIDSTGTVLVHPNAEAQNWADRAYVQEMFVKKEGAIPHDVDGTQVIDAYTYYEPLDWYIVSRAELADFSGPIDTIRNTIFALVLASMGIGAAVAVLFGKSISEPLQQVVLMIRELRNGHLSARLNLKRKDEIGMMSATMDEFADDLQTNVVGDIKKIANGEYIEQFSEPVDDRDEIRPALRMMVDSLDHLHKETIKLTDAARAGDLSVRGDEKAFRGGYRMIIAGFNKTLETITEPVNEAMRLARFYASGDFTARFDEKIPVAGEFVAYRDALNTIGIELQRLMKLINEELYEGISVLSSASSELLTVTTQLSSTSSQTASTVNETSDTVESVRTKTDLMNQKTKEVSEKAMNALNVSGDGQKSVQEILDGMNHIQRQMDVIGMNVIKLSEQSQAIGEIIATVTDISEQSNLLAVNASIEAAKAGELGKGFAVVAHEIHNLAEQSKQATSNIRTILTDIQRGVSSTVISTERGTKSVADAVRLTSDAREAIEVLTRSTAESSRQAIDIASSIHEQATGMDQISLAMEKIRDAAQKNLEITRKAEKTAEDLHELGLRLKKLTVQYHV from the coding sequence ATGCTTGAATTCTTCTCAAACATGAAAGTCGGGACAAAGATCCTGGTCATCTGCCTGTTCCTTGCCATCATACCGACGCTGCTCCTCGGTATTGTCGCTTACACGACATCAAGCAGCGTCATCAGCGAACAGACGCAGTCGCTCCTGGAGACACAGGTCCAGGACATGAAGGGCTGGACCAACGATGTGTACAAGCTCACGCGCAACAAGGTCAACAGCGATCTGAATGTTGCAAAGCAGAACTTTTACGGGAAAGGCACCCCGCAGATCATCAACGACCAGATGACTCTTGTCAGCAACGACGGCACGCAATATGTTGTGAATGACAACTTCGAGATCGTTGACAAGGTCCAGTCGATGGTGGGCGGGGCGGCGACCGTCTTTCAGGTGTATAATAACAGTTATGCAGCGCGTATCTCGACCAACGTGCTGGACTACAATGGCCAGCGTGCCGTTGGCACTCACCTGACCGACAATGTCTATGAGGTTGCGGTAGAAAAGGGCGAGACCTACTATGGCAGGAGGGACCTGTTTGGCAAGGACTATGTCACTGCATATGAACCGATCAAGGATCCAAATGGAAAGATCATCGGTGTCCTTTTCGTAGGTACCGAAGCCGGTCAGACACTTGATGTGGTCAAGAAGAGTATCCGCGACACGGTTGTCGGGGAGCACGGGTACATGTACGTGATCGACAGTACCGGAACCGTCCTCGTTCACCCGAATGCCGAAGCCCAGAACTGGGCGGACAGGGCATATGTTCAGGAGATGTTCGTCAAAAAAGAAGGGGCGATTCCTCACGATGTGGACGGGACGCAGGTCATCGATGCCTACACGTATTACGAACCGCTGGACTGGTATATTGTCTCCCGTGCAGAACTTGCTGACTTCAGCGGCCCGATCGATACCATCCGGAACACCATCTTCGCCCTGGTCCTCGCATCCATGGGTATTGGCGCGGCTGTCGCGGTTCTCTTTGGGAAATCCATCTCTGAACCCCTCCAGCAGGTTGTCCTGATGATCCGGGAACTCAGGAACGGCCATCTCTCGGCCCGGCTGAACCTGAAGCGCAAGGACGAGATCGGCATGATGTCTGCAACCATGGATGAGTTTGCCGATGATCTCCAGACGAACGTTGTCGGGGATATCAAGAAGATCGCAAACGGGGAGTACATCGAGCAGTTCTCGGAGCCGGTGGACGACAGGGATGAGATTCGCCCCGCCCTCAGGATGATGGTCGATTCGCTGGACCACCTGCACAAGGAGACGATCAAGCTGACCGATGCTGCCCGGGCCGGCGACCTCTCTGTCCGCGGTGACGAGAAGGCATTCCGCGGCGGGTACCGGATGATCATTGCCGGTTTCAACAAGACGCTCGAGACGATCACGGAGCCGGTCAACGAGGCCATGCGCCTTGCGCGCTTCTATGCATCCGGTGATTTCACGGCACGGTTCGATGAGAAGATCCCGGTTGCCGGCGAATTCGTCGCGTACCGCGATGCCCTCAACACCATCGGTATCGAGCTGCAGCGGCTCATGAAACTGATCAACGAAGAGCTGTACGAAGGAATATCGGTTCTCTCCTCGGCTTCGAGCGAACTGCTGACCGTGACGACCCAGCTCTCCTCGACCAGTTCACAGACCGCATCTACGGTGAACGAGACCTCAGATACGGTCGAGAGCGTGCGGACCAAGACCGACCTGATGAACCAGAAGACAAAAGAGGTCTCTGAAAAGGCCATGAACGCGCTGAACGTCTCCGGCGACGGGCAGAAATCGGTCCAGGAGATCCTCGACGGTATGAACCATATCCAGCGCCAGATGGACGTTATCGGCATGAACGTTATCAAGCTCTCCGAGCAGAGCCAGGCAATCGGCGAGATCATCGCAACCGTCACGGACATCTCGGAGCAGTCCAACCTGCTTGCCGTCAACGCATCGATTGAAGCGGCAAAGGCCGGAGAACTCGGGAAAGGCTTTGCCGTGGTCGCCCACGAAATCCATAACCTTGCCGAGCAGTCAAAGCAGGCGACCTCGAATATCCGTACCATCTTAACAGATATCCAGCGGGGCGTTTCATCGACCGTGATATCGACCGAACGGGGGACGAAGTCCGTAGCCGATGCCGTCCGGCTGACAAGCGATGCCCGTGAAGCAATCGAGGTCCTCACGCGGTCAACCGCCGAATCGTCACGGCAGGCCATTGATATCGCCTCATCTATCCATGAACAGGCGACCGGCATGGACCAGATATCCCTTGCCATGGAGAAGATCCGGGACGCAGCCCAGAAGAACCTCGAGATCACCCGGAAAGCAGAGAAAACGGCAGAAGACCTCCACGAGCTGGGTCTCCGGTTAAAGAAACTCACCGTCCAGTACCATGTCTGA